TGCGACGCACGCACGCATCGAGGGCAAGCTGCGGGTGATCGCGCCCTTCGCCAGCGACAACACCAATCCCGCGGGTGGCATCAATTCCAGCGCTGCGGACATGGCCAAATGGATACTGGTGCTGTTGAACGAAGGCCGGCTAGCGGACGGCTCACGGCTGTACTCCGAGAAAACGGCGCAGCAGCTTACCGCACTGGTCACGCCCGTCCCCATTTCCGACCCCGAGCCGGAACTGGCCGCCTTGAATCCCAATTTTTTGGGCTACGCGCTGGGGCTTGGAGTGCGCGATTACCGGGGCAAGAAGGTGATCACCCACACCGGCGGCCTGCCGGGCTACGTCTCCCGCGTGACCTGGATTCCCGAACTGAAGCTGGGCGTCACCGTGCTGACCAACCAGGAATCCGGCTCGGCCTTCAATGCACTTACCTGGCGCATCGTCGATTCCTACCTGAGCGCGCCTGCCACCGACTGGATCGCCGCCTTTGACGAGGTCCGCGTGCGCACCGAACAGAAGGACGCCGCCACCGTCCAGAAAGCCGCGGCCACCCGCGACGCTTCCTCCAAGCCCTCCCTGCCGCTCGAAAAATACGCCGGCACCTATCGCGACGACTGGTACGGCGACATTGAAATCACCCAGGACGCCGGCAAGCTCACCATGCGCTTCACGCGCACACCCTCCCTGGTTGGCGACCTCGAGCACTGGCAGTACGACACCTTCATCGTGCGCTGGCGCGACCGCGAACTGCGCGCCGACGCCTACGTCACCTTCGCGCTGAACCCCGACGGCTCCATCGACCAGGCCCGGATGAAGGCCGTTTCGCCAGAAACCGACTTCAGCTTCGACTTCCAGGACCTGCTGCTGAAGCCGGCGAGCCACTGATTGCTGAATCTCACCACCTCCCGTATACTCGGAATCGGAGACGAGCGCCGTCGGCAACGGCTCTGAATCTTGCGATCCGCCCGGGTGCCGTGCGGTGCCGAGGGGCGGTTAGCTCAGCTGGTTAGAGCGCCTGCCTTACAAGCAGGAGGTCGAAGGTTCGAGCCCTTCACTGCCCACCATCTCCATGGCCTACCGCTCTCGCCGCGCCCGCCGGGCGCGGTCCCAGGATGCGGGGACGTAGTTCAGCTGGTTAGAACGCTGCCCTGTCACGGCAGAGGTCGCGAGTTCGAATCTCGTCGTCCCCGCCATGCATT
The Terriglobales bacterium genome window above contains:
- a CDS encoding serine hydrolase, whose protein sequence is MTDHRRPLPLLLALIALSWSAFAQQAPPDLDAYAARAMQTFEVPGLALAIVKDGKVVVAKGYGVRKLGEAAPVDAQTLFGIASNTKVFTAVALGLLVEEGKLEWDAPVVRYLPWFQMWDPYVTRELTIRDLLVHRSGLGLGAGDLLWWPPSTYSRHEIARRLRFIRPATSFRSAYAYDNVLYLIAGEVIETISGQTWEGFVSERILKRVGMTGSNVRHSQAANGGNVAATHARIEGKLRVIAPFASDNTNPAGGINSSAADMAKWILVLLNEGRLADGSRLYSEKTAQQLTALVTPVPISDPEPELAALNPNFLGYALGLGVRDYRGKKVITHTGGLPGYVSRVTWIPELKLGVTVLTNQESGSAFNALTWRIVDSYLSAPATDWIAAFDEVRVRTEQKDAATVQKAAATRDASSKPSLPLEKYAGTYRDDWYGDIEITQDAGKLTMRFTRTPSLVGDLEHWQYDTFIVRWRDRELRADAYVTFALNPDGSIDQARMKAVSPETDFSFDFQDLLLKPASH